ACTGGGTACCCAGTAAAGAACGCGTAACCACCATTTTGCGGTGAGACGAACAATGAATCTCAAGTAAAGATAGAGGTCCGGAAGTACCAGAAAAAGTAGGAGGAATATAAATAAGCGTTGCAACATATGTGTCTTTAGTTATAATGGATATTTACATTAATTCGTTTAATTCACTTAAATTCTTTTTGATTTCGTGGATACGGTTCAGGAATTTCTTGCGATAAATCCATAGAATGAGTATAAGACCTCCTCCCCACAACAGGATGAAGAACAGAATCATACCTATTCCGTATTGCCATATCTGCCAGTAGACGAAAGAAAGAATGGCAAGTATCAGGAGGAAAGCGGTGGCAATCAGCCGTTCTCTGATTGTCCAGTGATGAATGCGGTTGACACGGGCAATCACTTCCACAAGAGGCATTTCGTCTATTTGAGTCCGTTGAAGAAATCGCGTGGTGGCGATATCCCAGCAAAGAGCGGGAATCCATGCCAGAAGGATAATGATGTAGATCGGGTTTAATCTGTTGTGCAGTATCACTTCCGTCAAAAATAAGATTAATATCGGCAGGGAAATCAGGATTAGCCTGATGTTCAGGCGGGCAATGGCATGGATACCTTTGTCGGCGTGTCCTATCAGCCTTTCAAGTTCGTCTTCTTTGATGAGTTCTTTGTCCTTTAAGTGCTCATCGAGGGCGTTCCATGATTTTTTCAGTTCTTCCAGTTCCATATATCTTATTCCTCCTTTTTCATTCTTTTAAGTTTGTCTTTGATACGGCTTAGTTTGGTAGCTATGTTAGTCACCGTCAAGCCGGTAATTTCCGCTATTTCCTCGTAGCTTTTATCTTCAAGGTATAGCAGGATGATTGACTTGTCGAGTTGTCCCAGTTGGTTAATCATCTGGTAGAGTTGCTTCAGCATTTCATTGATAGGGTCATGTGCTTCTATTGTCCGGTCAATGTCTTTGGTGAGGCTGATAATTTCCGGTACATTCTTCTCTTTACGATAAAAACTGATACAAGTGTTCAGGGCGATACGGTAAATCCATGTCGATATTTTACA
The nucleotide sequence above comes from Bacteroides caccae. Encoded proteins:
- a CDS encoding RNA polymerase sigma factor, producing MREPTTEANNPIEQEFLSVIREYERVIYKVCYLYTHPNAPLNDLYQDVVLNLWKAYPKFRKECKISTWIYRIALNTCISFYRKEKNVPEIISLTKDIDRTIEAHDPINEMLKQLYQMINQLGQLDKSIILLYLEDKSYEEIAEITGLTVTNIATKLSRIKDKLKRMKKEE